A genomic window from Cardiocondyla obscurior isolate alpha-2009 linkage group LG02, Cobs3.1, whole genome shotgun sequence includes:
- the LOC139113323 gene encoding zinc finger FYVE domain-containing protein 1 isoform X3 — translation MKLIHHKGTYHPGGIMNTGCWETWDETLEVKPLDSAIMKSLEYDSEKLPEFSPNLFTVKQNPLVNSCPKCHNNNKSFMLLDGLENLQISNPDEFLKKLTCTKNNTKVKVLSIFGNTCNGKSHTMNQVFFKGQEVFRASNEQNCCTLGVWAAFDPTLNVICLDTEGLEGVTSCENERAKLLLKVLAISDIVVYGIFSERLNRDLFMFLGTASHVYSQHFKAALQTIGQKEGISTSLSQFGPSIIVFHETKHTVPLINNESESAEDILRTRFAQMSLGIDAFSSIKYIGLQTVNNVTDYQQLRIAIENELNNTTVRSARKPHLVYNALKNLQDQLTCETGKVSNTLFPEQYFTCPFKCLSCDTGCTNSMGHLREKQPHSSNVRCKYQCQYENLTYICRRCYKNGKEIEVTRRYYEENQNSWYSFAKNAWSGYVIDCSRCGEIYKSRQYWYGNNAEDVAIRKKITHVWNTSNSISSQNTAQWVVDGVSYITEAVTNVSLQPTKALKAWAADQVAPSYWRPNNEIKHCYQCKLLFSLTDDKHHCRDCGEGFCNQCSSKTKCVPYRNWFSPVRVCDACYERDTNCSSDDSLEPGIEDVGVRKVSEHVVSTFSAVGTVINYSKSIIKDTVRPSYWIPDAELINCCVCERKFSTMLPLHHCRACGRGVCQECSQHRKPVPRRGWDYPVRVCNACV, via the exons GTACGTACCATCCGGGTGGTATCATGAACACTGGATGCTGGGAGACCTGGGATGAAACCTTGGAGGTCAAACCATTGGATTCAGCGATCATGAAGAGCCTGGAATATGATTCAGAAAAGCTACCCGAGTTTAGTCCTAACTTGTTCACTGTGAAACAGAATCCCCTGGTGAATTCCTGTCCAAAGTGCCATAATAACAACAAGAGTTTCATGTTGCTTGATGGACTAGAGAATCTGCAGATCTCTAATCCAGATGAGTTTCTGAAGAAATTAACCTGTACAAAGAACAATACTAAAGTTAAAGTTCTGTCAATATTTGGAAATACATGCAATGGAAAGAGTCATACTATGAATCAGGTATTTTTTAAAGGCCAGGAGGTATTTCGAGCATCAAATGAGCAAAATTGTTGTACATTGGGCGTTTGGGCAGCATTTGACCCAACTCTTAATGTAATTTGCTTGGATACTGAAGGCTTAGAAG GTGTTACCAGTTGTGAAAATGAGCGAGCAAAACTGTTACTAAAAGTACTGGCAATCTCTGATATTGTGGTTTATGGAATCTTTTCTGAAAGGTTAAACAGAGATTTGTTCATGTTTTTGGGTACTGCATCACATGTTTACAGCCAACACTTTAAAGCCGCCTTACAAACGATTGGACAAAAGGAAGGAATCTCTACCTCATTGAGCCAGTTTGGACCAAGTATTATAGTGTTTCACGAAACTAAGCACACCGTACCTTTAATCAACA atgaATCTGAAAGTGCAGAAGACATTTTGAGGACCAGATTTGCGCAAATGAGTCTCGGAATTGACGCTTTTAGCTCAATTAAATACATCGGTTTACAAACTGTTAACAACGTAACGGATTACCAACAGTTGCGAATCGCAATTGAGAACGAATTGAATAATACAACGGTTCGTTCAGCTAGAAAACCGCATTTAGTATATAACGCGCTCAAGAATCTGCAAGATCAATTAACTTGCGAGACCGGAAAAGTTTCCAACACTCTTTTCCCGGAACAGTATTTTACTTGTCCCTTCAAATGTTTAAGTTGTGATACTGGCTGTACTAATAGTATGGGACATTTGCGGGAAAAACAGCCACATAGTAGTAATGTTAG GTGCAAATACCAGTGCCAGTATGAAAATTTGACATATATATGTAGAAGATGttataaaaatggaaaagaaattgaagtaactAGGCGATATTACGAAGAAAATCAAAACAGCTGGTATAGTTTCGCTAAAAATGCCTGGTCTGGATATGTCATAGATTGCTCACGCTGTGGAGAAATATATAAGAGCAGACAGTATTGGTATGGCAATAATGCAGAGGATGTTGCCATTCGCAAAAAGATTACGCATGTGTGGAATACG tcGAATTCTATAAGTTCCCAGAATACAGCACAATGGGTTGTCGATGGCGTTTCTTATATCACCGAAGCCGTCACAAATGTTTCTCTACAACCTACAAAAGCACTGAAAGCCTGGGCTGCGGATCAAGTAGCACCGTCTTATTGGCGGCCAAATAACGAGATAAAACATTGTTATCAGTGCAAACTTTTATTTAGTCTTACGGACGACAAGCATCATTGTCGCGATTGTGGAGAAGGTTTTTGTAATCAATGCTCATCAAAAACGAAATGTGTGCCGTACAGAAATTGGTTTTCGCCCGTTAGAGTTTGCGATGCGTGTTACGAGAGAGACACAAATTGCTCCAGTGACGATTCTCTTGAACCTGGAATCGAGGACGTCGGCGTGCGAAAAGTTTCGGAGCACGTAGTATCGACATTCAGTGCCGTTGGaacagttattaattattccaaat CAATCATAAAAGATACTGTACGACCGTCTTATTGGATACCTGatgcggaattaattaattgttgcgTTTGCGAACGGAAGTTTTCGACGATGCTTCCTTTACACCACTGTAGAGCTTGTGGACGTGGAGTGTGCCAAGAATGTTCGCAGCATCGTAAACCTGTACCTCGTCGTGGATGGGATTACCCAGTTAGGGTATGCAACGCTTGCGTTTAA
- the LOC139113323 gene encoding zinc finger FYVE domain-containing protein 1 isoform X1, translating to MKLIHHKGTYHPGGIMNTGCWETWDETLEVKPLDSAIMKSLEYDSEKLPEFSPNLFTVKQNPLVNSCPKCHNNNKSFMLLDGLENLQISNPDEFLKKLTCTKNNTKVKVLSIFGNTCNGKSHTMNQVFFKGQEVFRASNEQNCCTLGVWAAFDPTLNVICLDTEGLEGVTSCENERAKLLLKVLAISDIVVYGIFSERLNRDLFMFLGTASHVYSQHFKAALQTIGQKEGISTSLSQFGPSIIVFHETKHTVPLINSTYHHSLRPTVISSQTENESESAEDILRTRFAQMSLGIDAFSSIKYIGLQTVNNVTDYQQLRIAIENELNNTTVRSARKPHLVYNALKNLQDQLTCETGKVSNTLFPEQYFTCPFKCLSCDTGCTNSMGHLREKQPHSSNVRCKYQCQYENLTYICRRCYKNGKEIEVTRRYYEENQNSWYSFAKNAWSGYVIDCSRCGEIYKSRQYWYGNNAEDVAIRKKITHVWNTSNSISSQNTAQWVVDGVSYITEAVTNVSLQPTKALKAWAADQVAPSYWRPNNEIKHCYQCKLLFSLTDDKHHCRDCGEGFCNQCSSKTKCVPYRNWFSPVRVCDACYERDTNCSSDDSLEPGIEDVGVRKVSEHVVSTFSAVGTVINYSKSIIKDTVRPSYWIPDAELINCCVCERKFSTMLPLHHCRACGRGVCQECSQHRKPVPRRGWDYPVRVCNACV from the exons GTACGTACCATCCGGGTGGTATCATGAACACTGGATGCTGGGAGACCTGGGATGAAACCTTGGAGGTCAAACCATTGGATTCAGCGATCATGAAGAGCCTGGAATATGATTCAGAAAAGCTACCCGAGTTTAGTCCTAACTTGTTCACTGTGAAACAGAATCCCCTGGTGAATTCCTGTCCAAAGTGCCATAATAACAACAAGAGTTTCATGTTGCTTGATGGACTAGAGAATCTGCAGATCTCTAATCCAGATGAGTTTCTGAAGAAATTAACCTGTACAAAGAACAATACTAAAGTTAAAGTTCTGTCAATATTTGGAAATACATGCAATGGAAAGAGTCATACTATGAATCAGGTATTTTTTAAAGGCCAGGAGGTATTTCGAGCATCAAATGAGCAAAATTGTTGTACATTGGGCGTTTGGGCAGCATTTGACCCAACTCTTAATGTAATTTGCTTGGATACTGAAGGCTTAGAAG GTGTTACCAGTTGTGAAAATGAGCGAGCAAAACTGTTACTAAAAGTACTGGCAATCTCTGATATTGTGGTTTATGGAATCTTTTCTGAAAGGTTAAACAGAGATTTGTTCATGTTTTTGGGTACTGCATCACATGTTTACAGCCAACACTTTAAAGCCGCCTTACAAACGATTGGACAAAAGGAAGGAATCTCTACCTCATTGAGCCAGTTTGGACCAAGTATTATAGTGTTTCACGAAACTAAGCACACCGTACCTTTAATCAACAGTACATATCACCACTCTCTCAGACCGACAGTAATTTCATCTCAGACTGAAA atgaATCTGAAAGTGCAGAAGACATTTTGAGGACCAGATTTGCGCAAATGAGTCTCGGAATTGACGCTTTTAGCTCAATTAAATACATCGGTTTACAAACTGTTAACAACGTAACGGATTACCAACAGTTGCGAATCGCAATTGAGAACGAATTGAATAATACAACGGTTCGTTCAGCTAGAAAACCGCATTTAGTATATAACGCGCTCAAGAATCTGCAAGATCAATTAACTTGCGAGACCGGAAAAGTTTCCAACACTCTTTTCCCGGAACAGTATTTTACTTGTCCCTTCAAATGTTTAAGTTGTGATACTGGCTGTACTAATAGTATGGGACATTTGCGGGAAAAACAGCCACATAGTAGTAATGTTAG GTGCAAATACCAGTGCCAGTATGAAAATTTGACATATATATGTAGAAGATGttataaaaatggaaaagaaattgaagtaactAGGCGATATTACGAAGAAAATCAAAACAGCTGGTATAGTTTCGCTAAAAATGCCTGGTCTGGATATGTCATAGATTGCTCACGCTGTGGAGAAATATATAAGAGCAGACAGTATTGGTATGGCAATAATGCAGAGGATGTTGCCATTCGCAAAAAGATTACGCATGTGTGGAATACG tcGAATTCTATAAGTTCCCAGAATACAGCACAATGGGTTGTCGATGGCGTTTCTTATATCACCGAAGCCGTCACAAATGTTTCTCTACAACCTACAAAAGCACTGAAAGCCTGGGCTGCGGATCAAGTAGCACCGTCTTATTGGCGGCCAAATAACGAGATAAAACATTGTTATCAGTGCAAACTTTTATTTAGTCTTACGGACGACAAGCATCATTGTCGCGATTGTGGAGAAGGTTTTTGTAATCAATGCTCATCAAAAACGAAATGTGTGCCGTACAGAAATTGGTTTTCGCCCGTTAGAGTTTGCGATGCGTGTTACGAGAGAGACACAAATTGCTCCAGTGACGATTCTCTTGAACCTGGAATCGAGGACGTCGGCGTGCGAAAAGTTTCGGAGCACGTAGTATCGACATTCAGTGCCGTTGGaacagttattaattattccaaat CAATCATAAAAGATACTGTACGACCGTCTTATTGGATACCTGatgcggaattaattaattgttgcgTTTGCGAACGGAAGTTTTCGACGATGCTTCCTTTACACCACTGTAGAGCTTGTGGACGTGGAGTGTGCCAAGAATGTTCGCAGCATCGTAAACCTGTACCTCGTCGTGGATGGGATTACCCAGTTAGGGTATGCAACGCTTGCGTTTAA
- the LOC139113323 gene encoding zinc finger FYVE domain-containing protein 1 isoform X2, translating to MNTGCWETWDETLEVKPLDSAIMKSLEYDSEKLPEFSPNLFTVKQNPLVNSCPKCHNNNKSFMLLDGLENLQISNPDEFLKKLTCTKNNTKVKVLSIFGNTCNGKSHTMNQVFFKGQEVFRASNEQNCCTLGVWAAFDPTLNVICLDTEGLEGVTSCENERAKLLLKVLAISDIVVYGIFSERLNRDLFMFLGTASHVYSQHFKAALQTIGQKEGISTSLSQFGPSIIVFHETKHTVPLINSTYHHSLRPTVISSQTENESESAEDILRTRFAQMSLGIDAFSSIKYIGLQTVNNVTDYQQLRIAIENELNNTTVRSARKPHLVYNALKNLQDQLTCETGKVSNTLFPEQYFTCPFKCLSCDTGCTNSMGHLREKQPHSSNVRCKYQCQYENLTYICRRCYKNGKEIEVTRRYYEENQNSWYSFAKNAWSGYVIDCSRCGEIYKSRQYWYGNNAEDVAIRKKITHVWNTSNSISSQNTAQWVVDGVSYITEAVTNVSLQPTKALKAWAADQVAPSYWRPNNEIKHCYQCKLLFSLTDDKHHCRDCGEGFCNQCSSKTKCVPYRNWFSPVRVCDACYERDTNCSSDDSLEPGIEDVGVRKVSEHVVSTFSAVGTVINYSKSIIKDTVRPSYWIPDAELINCCVCERKFSTMLPLHHCRACGRGVCQECSQHRKPVPRRGWDYPVRVCNACV from the exons ATGAACACTGGATGCTGGGAGACCTGGGATGAAACCTTGGAGGTCAAACCATTGGATTCAGCGATCATGAAGAGCCTGGAATATGATTCAGAAAAGCTACCCGAGTTTAGTCCTAACTTGTTCACTGTGAAACAGAATCCCCTGGTGAATTCCTGTCCAAAGTGCCATAATAACAACAAGAGTTTCATGTTGCTTGATGGACTAGAGAATCTGCAGATCTCTAATCCAGATGAGTTTCTGAAGAAATTAACCTGTACAAAGAACAATACTAAAGTTAAAGTTCTGTCAATATTTGGAAATACATGCAATGGAAAGAGTCATACTATGAATCAGGTATTTTTTAAAGGCCAGGAGGTATTTCGAGCATCAAATGAGCAAAATTGTTGTACATTGGGCGTTTGGGCAGCATTTGACCCAACTCTTAATGTAATTTGCTTGGATACTGAAGGCTTAGAAG GTGTTACCAGTTGTGAAAATGAGCGAGCAAAACTGTTACTAAAAGTACTGGCAATCTCTGATATTGTGGTTTATGGAATCTTTTCTGAAAGGTTAAACAGAGATTTGTTCATGTTTTTGGGTACTGCATCACATGTTTACAGCCAACACTTTAAAGCCGCCTTACAAACGATTGGACAAAAGGAAGGAATCTCTACCTCATTGAGCCAGTTTGGACCAAGTATTATAGTGTTTCACGAAACTAAGCACACCGTACCTTTAATCAACAGTACATATCACCACTCTCTCAGACCGACAGTAATTTCATCTCAGACTGAAA atgaATCTGAAAGTGCAGAAGACATTTTGAGGACCAGATTTGCGCAAATGAGTCTCGGAATTGACGCTTTTAGCTCAATTAAATACATCGGTTTACAAACTGTTAACAACGTAACGGATTACCAACAGTTGCGAATCGCAATTGAGAACGAATTGAATAATACAACGGTTCGTTCAGCTAGAAAACCGCATTTAGTATATAACGCGCTCAAGAATCTGCAAGATCAATTAACTTGCGAGACCGGAAAAGTTTCCAACACTCTTTTCCCGGAACAGTATTTTACTTGTCCCTTCAAATGTTTAAGTTGTGATACTGGCTGTACTAATAGTATGGGACATTTGCGGGAAAAACAGCCACATAGTAGTAATGTTAG GTGCAAATACCAGTGCCAGTATGAAAATTTGACATATATATGTAGAAGATGttataaaaatggaaaagaaattgaagtaactAGGCGATATTACGAAGAAAATCAAAACAGCTGGTATAGTTTCGCTAAAAATGCCTGGTCTGGATATGTCATAGATTGCTCACGCTGTGGAGAAATATATAAGAGCAGACAGTATTGGTATGGCAATAATGCAGAGGATGTTGCCATTCGCAAAAAGATTACGCATGTGTGGAATACG tcGAATTCTATAAGTTCCCAGAATACAGCACAATGGGTTGTCGATGGCGTTTCTTATATCACCGAAGCCGTCACAAATGTTTCTCTACAACCTACAAAAGCACTGAAAGCCTGGGCTGCGGATCAAGTAGCACCGTCTTATTGGCGGCCAAATAACGAGATAAAACATTGTTATCAGTGCAAACTTTTATTTAGTCTTACGGACGACAAGCATCATTGTCGCGATTGTGGAGAAGGTTTTTGTAATCAATGCTCATCAAAAACGAAATGTGTGCCGTACAGAAATTGGTTTTCGCCCGTTAGAGTTTGCGATGCGTGTTACGAGAGAGACACAAATTGCTCCAGTGACGATTCTCTTGAACCTGGAATCGAGGACGTCGGCGTGCGAAAAGTTTCGGAGCACGTAGTATCGACATTCAGTGCCGTTGGaacagttattaattattccaaat CAATCATAAAAGATACTGTACGACCGTCTTATTGGATACCTGatgcggaattaattaattgttgcgTTTGCGAACGGAAGTTTTCGACGATGCTTCCTTTACACCACTGTAGAGCTTGTGGACGTGGAGTGTGCCAAGAATGTTCGCAGCATCGTAAACCTGTACCTCGTCGTGGATGGGATTACCCAGTTAGGGTATGCAACGCTTGCGTTTAA
- the LOC139113331 gene encoding uncharacterized protein isoform X1: MIDQTTLCNMPPDRPDASGIETDIELNSSQDYNFSENAYEMNDKEKENASVLADTNSTNECQSEIPRWEKSMEKNNQSDDELTSLSWLHQQNLLKGLDISNSSKDMKHENMLNNNICDDIADFSENTNSVSSLDDSFCPESNGKTSVTLNGNGQSYQHPAKSCQKPAQIFQESAKSHCNISPSNQTKISLSNNNLPMSNRNKHPTHIPYDPHLHRNSKPPYSFSCLIFMAIEDSPVKALPVKEVYAWILEHFPYFRNAPTGWKNSVRHNLSLNKCFRKVEKAPNLGKGSLWMVDAQYRPNLIQALSRAPFPPPTTQNLSSSEKVPRKCVNARLPDPDLFPYLSKRLASSNINDSAETEIDSDVDAAAAAMLSFKHGPIILNHNKDRKRKLIESEKLVPVITRSSSEDHTYSCIASIKLGSKHSNEEELNLDFDEQRKIAEGADALLNLAGVSTALNHNRTHHVSQGINTASKSEAVAKPKKRSTTNDYSSTSEKRRKRWRDWKEGNRYLKQIRG, encoded by the exons ATGAT TGACCAGACGACTCTATGCAACATGCCACCAGATAGGCCGGATGCATCGGGTATCGAAACTGACATAGAACTGAACTCTTCTCAGGATTATAATTTCAGCGAGAACGCTTATGAAATGAACGAtaaggagaaagagaacgcCAGTGTGCTGGCTGACACAAACTCGACCAACGAATGTCAAAGCGAAATTCCTAGATGGGAGAAGTCGATGGAGAAGAACAATCAGTCCGACGACGAGTTGACATCTCTCAGCTGGCTGCACCAGCAGAATTTACTTAAGGGTTTGGACATTTCAAACTCCTCCAAAGACATGAAGCACGAAAACATGCTGAACAACAATATCTGCGACGATATAGCAGATTTTTCTGAGAACACAAACTCTGTATCAAGCTTAGACGATAGTTTCTGTCCAG AGAGTAATGGAAAGACGAGCGTGACGTTGAATGGAAATGGACAAAGCTATCAACATCCTGCCAAGAGTTGTCAAAAGCCCGCGCAAATATTTCAGGAATCTGCGAAAAGTCATTGCAATATTTCGCCAAGTAATCAAACGAAGATTTCTTTGAGCAACAATAATTTGCCAATGTCTAATCGCAACAAACATCCTACCCATATACCATATGATCCTCATTTACACAGAAATAGCAAACCACCGTATTCATTCTCCTGCCTCATATTTATGGCCATCGAAGATAGTCCCGTAAAGGCGCTACCTGTAAAAGAAGTTTACGCGTGGATCCTGGAACattttccatattttagaAACGCTCCTACTGGATGGAAAAATTCTGTCAGACACAATTTAAGCCTGAACAAGTGCTTTCGGAAAGTAGAAAAAGCTCCG aatttaggAAAAGGATCGTTATGGATGGTGGATGCACAATACCGCCCAAATCTGATTCAGGCGTTGTCTCGCGctccttttcctcctcctACAACCCAGAATTTGTCTTCGTCGGAAAAGGTGCCTAGAAAATGCGTAAATGCACGTCTCCCAGATCCGGATCTTTTTCCGTATCTATCAAAAAGACTGGCGTCTAGCAATATTAACGATAGCGCAGAAACGGAAATTGATAGTGACGTTGATGCAGCAGCTGCCGCTATGCTTTCCTTTAAACATGGACCTATCATTCTGAATCACAATAAAG atCGTAAACGAAAATTGATAGAATCGGAAAAACTAGTTCCTGTAATTACCAGGAGTTCCAGCGAAGATCATACTTACAGTTGTATCGCTTCGATAAAATTAGGAAG tAAACATTCTAACGAGGAAGAACTAAATCTAGATTTTGACGAACAAAGGAAGATTGCGGAAGGTGCAGACGCGCTCCTAAATTTGGCTGGAGTCAGTACAGCGTTAAATCACAATAGAACGCATCATGTATCACAAGGTATTAATACGGCATCGAAATCAGAAGCTGTCGCAAAGCCAAAAAAACGTTCTACAACGAACGATTACTCGAGCACATCTGAAAAAAGACGTAAGAGATGGCGAGACTGGAAAGAGGGAAATCGATACCTAAAACAAATTAGAGGTTGA
- the LOC139113331 gene encoding uncharacterized protein isoform X2: protein MPPDRPDASGIETDIELNSSQDYNFSENAYEMNDKEKENASVLADTNSTNECQSEIPRWEKSMEKNNQSDDELTSLSWLHQQNLLKGLDISNSSKDMKHENMLNNNICDDIADFSENTNSVSSLDDSFCPESNGKTSVTLNGNGQSYQHPAKSCQKPAQIFQESAKSHCNISPSNQTKISLSNNNLPMSNRNKHPTHIPYDPHLHRNSKPPYSFSCLIFMAIEDSPVKALPVKEVYAWILEHFPYFRNAPTGWKNSVRHNLSLNKCFRKVEKAPNLGKGSLWMVDAQYRPNLIQALSRAPFPPPTTQNLSSSEKVPRKCVNARLPDPDLFPYLSKRLASSNINDSAETEIDSDVDAAAAAMLSFKHGPIILNHNKDRKRKLIESEKLVPVITRSSSEDHTYSCIASIKLGSKHSNEEELNLDFDEQRKIAEGADALLNLAGVSTALNHNRTHHVSQGINTASKSEAVAKPKKRSTTNDYSSTSEKRRKRWRDWKEGNRYLKQIRG, encoded by the exons ATGCCACCAGATAGGCCGGATGCATCGGGTATCGAAACTGACATAGAACTGAACTCTTCTCAGGATTATAATTTCAGCGAGAACGCTTATGAAATGAACGAtaaggagaaagagaacgcCAGTGTGCTGGCTGACACAAACTCGACCAACGAATGTCAAAGCGAAATTCCTAGATGGGAGAAGTCGATGGAGAAGAACAATCAGTCCGACGACGAGTTGACATCTCTCAGCTGGCTGCACCAGCAGAATTTACTTAAGGGTTTGGACATTTCAAACTCCTCCAAAGACATGAAGCACGAAAACATGCTGAACAACAATATCTGCGACGATATAGCAGATTTTTCTGAGAACACAAACTCTGTATCAAGCTTAGACGATAGTTTCTGTCCAG AGAGTAATGGAAAGACGAGCGTGACGTTGAATGGAAATGGACAAAGCTATCAACATCCTGCCAAGAGTTGTCAAAAGCCCGCGCAAATATTTCAGGAATCTGCGAAAAGTCATTGCAATATTTCGCCAAGTAATCAAACGAAGATTTCTTTGAGCAACAATAATTTGCCAATGTCTAATCGCAACAAACATCCTACCCATATACCATATGATCCTCATTTACACAGAAATAGCAAACCACCGTATTCATTCTCCTGCCTCATATTTATGGCCATCGAAGATAGTCCCGTAAAGGCGCTACCTGTAAAAGAAGTTTACGCGTGGATCCTGGAACattttccatattttagaAACGCTCCTACTGGATGGAAAAATTCTGTCAGACACAATTTAAGCCTGAACAAGTGCTTTCGGAAAGTAGAAAAAGCTCCG aatttaggAAAAGGATCGTTATGGATGGTGGATGCACAATACCGCCCAAATCTGATTCAGGCGTTGTCTCGCGctccttttcctcctcctACAACCCAGAATTTGTCTTCGTCGGAAAAGGTGCCTAGAAAATGCGTAAATGCACGTCTCCCAGATCCGGATCTTTTTCCGTATCTATCAAAAAGACTGGCGTCTAGCAATATTAACGATAGCGCAGAAACGGAAATTGATAGTGACGTTGATGCAGCAGCTGCCGCTATGCTTTCCTTTAAACATGGACCTATCATTCTGAATCACAATAAAG atCGTAAACGAAAATTGATAGAATCGGAAAAACTAGTTCCTGTAATTACCAGGAGTTCCAGCGAAGATCATACTTACAGTTGTATCGCTTCGATAAAATTAGGAAG tAAACATTCTAACGAGGAAGAACTAAATCTAGATTTTGACGAACAAAGGAAGATTGCGGAAGGTGCAGACGCGCTCCTAAATTTGGCTGGAGTCAGTACAGCGTTAAATCACAATAGAACGCATCATGTATCACAAGGTATTAATACGGCATCGAAATCAGAAGCTGTCGCAAAGCCAAAAAAACGTTCTACAACGAACGATTACTCGAGCACATCTGAAAAAAGACGTAAGAGATGGCGAGACTGGAAAGAGGGAAATCGATACCTAAAACAAATTAGAGGTTGA